TGTATGATCCATCCACAGGAAACAGCTATGACCTCGATGTTGAATACGACCAACAATTTACCAATCATGACGGAGAATTCCGGATCAATGGATTGTCGAGAGTGATTGATCTCAAAACCACTGCCATTGGTGTTGGTGAATATGATGCTGTCACAATGCGTATTTACCCGAATCCTACATCCGGTGAGATCAATATTGCTGGGATTGTAGACCAGTCCTACATTGAAGTTTACTCCACCGGCGGTCAACTTTTACAAACCCACTTCTTTGAACCCAACACTGTTAATCCGAATGTTCTCAAATTCTCACTCGAAAGTTATCCTGCGGGGGTTTACTATCTGAAGATTATTTCGGAAAAACGAACTGAGGTTCGGAAAATCATTCTGAGATAATGGATAAAAAAATCCCGATGAGCAATTCACCGGGATTTTTTTTACGATCAACCGATTTATTCCAATGGGGACTAATGAATAATAACCTTGTGTATTTCACTGAAACCTTCTCCATGAATATGGAAAGTATAAACACCCTTCGGTAAGGAAGCAGTGTTAATGAATGCTTCTCCCTCTAATGGTTCAATTAATATTAACTGTCCTGTGAGGGACATTACTTCGAGTATGGCATTTGAACCCTCCATTAACCTGATCATAACATGGCCTTTTGAAGGATTTGGAAAAATTCCCATTGCTCCCTGTTGTTCTGTAATTCCGGTGTTATCAATCACCAGCTCTGTCAGACCTGAAGCGCCTTCATTTGAAAAGTAGCTGGTGTTTGGCAGCGAGTTATCATAGCTTGCTAACAGGTTATACTCTTCACCCGAAACAGTTTCGTAAAGTTTAAAATGGAAAGACTCATTCATCATAAAACCATCAGTTACAGAGGTTGTAGAGTCATTTGCGAATACAACCATTGCTTTATTAGTGATCAGGTCATCAATTTCGAGACAACCTGCGCACAATCCGCTTGGTGTGAACACACCGATATAATCACCGATGGCAAAATTCTGAAGCGTGTAAGCCGGAATGCTGATAATATGTGAATTTCCTGTAGGCGCGGTCAGATCCCAAAGATCATTACCGGATTTTAAATTTTCCTTTTTTGCAATACCGGCCTTTGTACAAGCCGGGAAAGTGATCGAAACCGAAGCATTGCTCAGCACATAGTATGCTTTTCCCGGAATAAGTTCATCCAGCGATAAGATACTCTGGGCAGGCCAGTAAACACCGGTAGCAGCAATATCTTTAACCATTACTACCTGGCTGGACACATTTGCAAATAAATCAGCACAGGAAACAGGGCAATCGCTGAGAACGGGGAGAATATTCCAACCCTGATCAAGGTTGATGGTTTTGCTTTGTTCCAAAACCCCTGTAACCTGCAGTCCAACATCATTGCTTACCTTAACTTTATATCCTGCATGTGTATCCCAATTTCCGATCGTATTAATGTTTTGTGCCGGCCAGTAAACTTCATCAATGCTTTGCAGGATAACAAGGTCGTTTAAAATGGGTTGCATCATATTTTCCAACTGGGATTGTGCAGGTAAAACATAGCTCGAAATGCCACTCCAACCCCCGGGAATTTGCACCAGTTGAGTATTGTATCCGCCTTCAACGGTGATTTCAAAGTCGTCAATGTACATACCGTCTTTAACAATATAACCATCGCTGTAAAACCGAAAGCGGAGTACTACGTATGGATTGTTGATGTAATTATTTAATGAGTAGGTCTTTTTTTGCCAGTTGCTTTGCGTTCCAGTGTATGTAGCCAGGTTGGCCCAGTTACTTCCATTTGTTGTAACCTCCAGGTACATATAATCCCAGTTGGTCTCTATATCATATTTTGTCCAGAAAGAAACTTCAGCCGCAGTGTATCCCATCAGGTTCAAAGGACTCAGTGTGGCAGCAATGTCGAGGTCGTTGACATAGTTGCCAGTCGGGCTTTCTGTCAAAGAATGCGAAGGAGAATAGGAAACAGAAGATGAAAGACCCCAGGATCCCTGGTTTTCCCAATAAGGAGCACCATTCTCAAAATTAATCATCAATGGTAAACCAATTGGGGGCATAGGGGTTACCAGGACAACATTGGAAGGGATGGATTCTTCGCCTGAATCGGTGTAAATTGCCGTTACATAATATTCGTACTGAGTTCCGTTTTCTACTTCAAAGTCGGTGAAGGAATTTACATAAGAAGTGTCAATAACAGCGCCATCCCTGTAAATTTTATAAAAGTCAATATCAAACATAGTGTCCCACATTAAATCTACTTTTCCGTCGCCAGGCAATGCCACAAGGTTTCTGGGGGGGAATTGCATGTTGGCCATGGTTACAACCGAGGCGAGAATTGCTTTTGTGAATATCGCCGCCTGGTTTTCATTGTTGAAGCTTGGTCCAACCAGGTCGTTTGAAGTGTGAATGTATGGGCTGTAGTTGTTTACATCCTCAAAGGGGAAAATTCCCATGAATCCATTATTGTTGAAAGAAGTGTGATCGCTGTCACCACCTGTAAGATTGCCAGGGGATACAACAAAATCAGGCAGATAAGTTGCAGTTACGTTAGTATAGAAAGTAGCCAGTTCCTGTGCTGATTGAGGGTAGATCAGCGAGGTCATAATTGTTGTGTTGCCTGGTTCCAGATAACCAATCATGTCCATGTTGAAGTATCCCAGAATATCCATCCCCTGTTGGGCGCAGCGGCTGGCATAGGCTGCACTGCCGTAAAGACCATACTCTTCGCCGGAAAAAGCACAGAAAATGATCGTGCGGTCAAATTCATATTCACTAAGAATACGCGCAACTTCCATCACACCCGAAGTTCCTGAAGCATTATCATCGGCACCCGGCTCTGCACCCGACCAGGTAAGTGAATCATAGTGCCCGCCAAGAATAACAAACTCATCCGGATATTTTGTCCCAATTTTTGTAGCAATCACATTGTCGCTGGCTGGCCCGTTTGGCATCGTAAAATCCATCAATTCAACGCTTAACCCCATACTTTCGAACTGATCCTTAATCCAGTTCTGGGCTAATATGGATTGTGGTTTGTAACAATTGCGGGTTGTATAATTCTCAAGGTGTTGAACCACTGATGTAATGTTAGTTCCATTGACTTCATTTAACAAGCTGACCACAAAAGGATCCGGGTCGAAACGCCCGCTCTCGTTGTAGAAAAGTTTGTTTGGCAAAACAACCTGGTTGTTTGAAAGCCTTACCATACCGTCATTCTTAGCCGGCAGTAATTGTCCATGCGTCACTTCATCAATTCTAACTACAATCATGCTTCCCCCGTCATAAAGCACATCGGCAACCGGATTGATCAGGGCGTAATATGCGCTTTTGTCCACAAACTTGTCGAGATAGACAACATAGTAACTCAGCCCATTTTGCCATGGATTTTGATCCAGCACAACGAAATGATGTTTAGGGTCGCCGTCAAGGGTAGCGATTACAAATTCATCACGGTAAAAGTTAATCGTCAGTGAAGGGCTTTTGAAAAGGCTTCTGGTCTCTTCAAAGTTTTTAGTAGGAATCAACACGAGATCAGATGCCATCATCTGAGCAGTAAAAAAGCTCACAAGTAATAACAAGAATAAACGTTTCATGGAAATAAGTTTAAGTTTAAAATACTTTGATTTCAATTTTAGGGGACAAATGTACAAATTATTGGCATTGTAGTTCCCGGAAATTGAGATGAGCGGAATTAGCTCAGCTTCCATTCTTTTCTTCGGTCAATAAAGCACGCATTTGTTTTGTAAGAATCTGTAAACCCCCGTCAGTATTGTAGGATGTAACGATCTGGTTTTATAGACGTCTGATAATAAAACGTGATGAACCGAAAAACTTAAAAACTTACCTCAATGAAAATTAATCTGCAAGCCAACGAAACGGTAGTCAGGGCGACAGACTCAAATCTTTGTGTGAGCGAAAACGAAAAAATCAAAGGCAAACTCATTCTGACCAACCAACGGATTTACTTTAAAAGCACTAACGGGCATACCGGGAAATATGACCTCGAAATTGATCCGAAATCCATACAGGACGTGTTATTTTTCAACACATTCGTGTTCCTGCGCAACGGTCTGAATTTGGTGTTGAAGCACGGACATGAACTAAGATTTCTGCTCAGAAACCGGAACCAATGGGGTGAAATGATTGCCGGGATGAGCTAGGAATGAATGAAGTACCCGACCTTTTCATCATGGGTTAACTTCGGACGAAAAAAATCTTTTCAAAAAAGAAAAAGTATTATTTTTGCCGCCTGAAACACCGTTTCGATTGCCCGATGGTGTAACTGGCAACACGTCTGATTTTGGTTCAGAAGAGTCTAGGTTCGAGCCCTAGTCGGGCAACCAAAAATACAATAAACCCACTGTTGAACATTATTGATGGTGGGTTTTTTGTTAATGGTTATTATCCAGGTCTGCAATTCTCTTTCCATCACATTTTCGCCGGACAGCAGATAGCATACCTGTACATAAATCATTTTGCCCACTATACGGCCACAAAATCCAGAGTTCTCCCCAGGAATTGTAACCTAATGGAAGTCTTTTAAAAGCAGCGCCACTGCATAGGCCGAAACCCCTTCCCCGCGTCCTTCAAATCCCAGCCTTTCGGTTGTTGTGGCTTTGATTGAGATATCATCTTCATTTATACTCATTACAGCAGCCAGCCGTTTTTTCATTTGAGGGATAAAACCAGCGATTTTTGGTTGCTGAAGGGCTACGGTGGAATCAACATTTCCGATGGAATAGCCTTTTGTTCTGACCAGTTTAATTACTTCCTTCAACAGCATCGTACTGTCAATCCCTTTAAAATTGGGGTCTGAATCCGGAAAATGAAAGCCGATATCATTGAGGTTTGCAGCGCCGAGCAGCGCATCGCAAATGGCATGAACAAGCACGTCTGCATCAGAATGGCCTGTTGCACCTTTATCAGAAGGAATTTCTACACCTCCCAATACAAATCGCTTCCCGGCTTCGAGACGGTGCACATCATACCCAAACCCTACCCTGACACTCATTTTATAAAGTTTTTGATTCCAAAAGTAAACAAAAAAGCCGGAGAGGAAATCCAAACCGGCTTTTGTATTTTTTCCGCTTATCAGTTGTTAGTTGTAGAAGTCATCGAAGTCGAAGGTGAGGGTAAAGCGAAGTGTATTTTCGAGGGGGTTACGCTGTTCGAGCGGGATGAGGTAGGAAAAATCCAGTCCGAAAACGTTGTATTTTAACCCGGCGCCGAGTGTAAAATACTGGCGGTTACCTTTGTATTTGTTTTCATAGAAAAAGCCGCCTCTTACTGCAAATGCCTTGTTGTACCAGTATTCGGTACCAACGGCATAATAAAACTCACGCATCTCTTCTTCAAAACCACCGGGAGCATCATACCACGATTGAATCATTCCCTGCACAGGGTTCACGTTGGGGTCCTTCCCTGCTTCAATGACGCGGTTATTGTTTTCGTCGTAAACCGGATTACCGAAATCATCTGTTGCATAGATTGGAGGCGTTGGAACCAGCAATTTATTCACATCCACTGTAAAGGAAAGGCGGTTGTATTCATCGAGGTCGAGTGTCAAACGGGGTGAAATGCGGAGGTTCGTGGGGATGAAATCAGTATCGGTAGTAGCATCGGAATAGGAAATTTTGGAGCCGATATTCGAAATGTTAATTCCAAAAGCAAATTCTGCATACTCAAAATCACGCCAGTTCAGTTCTTGCTGGTGATAAACAGCAACATCTGCTGCAATGGATTGACCCGGTTTTGTTGCGACTCCTCCAACGCTCACACCCTGTGTTAGATTGGAGTGAATGTAGCGGGCTGCAACAGCACCTGACCAGTTTTCGGAAAATTTTCTTGAGTAAGTACCATCAATCGAGAATTCGTTTGGGCGGTAGTTACCGATTGTTGATCCCGATATATCAGTGAAAGTAATGTCGCCAAGGGTAAAGTAAAGTAACGAAGCTGCTATGGTTTGCCTATCATCCAGCTTGTAAAAGCCTGAGATGTAAGCCAGGTTAATATCGCTCACGATTGCCCTGAGCCATGGGCTGTAAGATGCTGAAAATCCAGCTTTTGATTCGATAAAAGCATATTTGGCAGGGTTCCAGTGCATGGAGTTGATATCGGGGGTGGTTGCTCCACCTGCATCACCCATGGCGCCTGAACGCGCATCAGGAGCAATTAAAAGAAAAGGAACTGCAGTAGTAATGGTGTTGGTTTGTCCTAAGTAATTTGGTTTTTCGCTCTGGGCGTTGGAGTAGCTAACACTTAACAAACATACAAGGACAATAGCAAAGATTCTGTTAATCATAAAGTTTTGGTTTGCTTTTATTAAAATATCATTTTTAACGGCCATTCAAATTTTATATTGTTTTTAGCTGAAACGGGCTTTCCGAAAGTAGGTTCGTTTTTCAGTCTCTGTTTCCAAATTATTAACAAGTTTAAATCACCTGTAATAATTTATTAATTATGATTTCTCATTATTTTTTAACTCAGATTTACTTTGATGGATTTGGGGAAACTACTTACAGTTTTTATGCTAATCGGCAATGATGAGTTTTTGCACCATTCGGCTAATGTCTTTTTTTTGGTTGATGACGTCGATCGTATAAACGTACAAACCTGAATTAAGTTTACTTCCTCCGTCACTTATTCCATCCCACCTGATAGGTTCGACATAATAGCCGTTGCTGACAGCGTTTTGAGGGCCAATGGTTTTTACCAGCTGGCCGTTGAAGTTATAAATGTTGATTTCTACGGTCAGTGGTTCATCAAACTGGTTGTGCCGGAAAGTAAATTCAGTATATTTGCTGAATGGATTGGGATAATTGTAAACTTGTTGCAGGTCGACGCTGATGCTGTCGGAAACCATGAAGGTAATTACCGAAGTGGAAGAGTTATTGAGCATATCCCATGCTTTCAGTTGTAAGGAATAGTTGCCATTGA
This window of the Bacteroidales bacterium genome carries:
- a CDS encoding M28 family peptidase translates to MKRLFLLLLVSFFTAQMMASDLVLIPTKNFEETRSLFKSPSLTINFYRDEFVIATLDGDPKHHFVVLDQNPWQNGLSYYVVYLDKFVDKSAYYALINPVADVLYDGGSMIVVRIDEVTHGQLLPAKNDGMVRLSNNQVVLPNKLFYNESGRFDPDPFVVSLLNEVNGTNITSVVQHLENYTTRNCYKPQSILAQNWIKDQFESMGLSVELMDFTMPNGPASDNVIATKIGTKYPDEFVILGGHYDSLTWSGAEPGADDNASGTSGVMEVARILSEYEFDRTIIFCAFSGEEYGLYGSAAYASRCAQQGMDILGYFNMDMIGYLEPGNTTIMTSLIYPQSAQELATFYTNVTATYLPDFVVSPGNLTGGDSDHTSFNNNGFMGIFPFEDVNNYSPYIHTSNDLVGPSFNNENQAAIFTKAILASVVTMANMQFPPRNLVALPGDGKVDLMWDTMFDIDFYKIYRDGAVIDTSYVNSFTDFEVENGTQYEYYVTAIYTDSGEESIPSNVVLVTPMPPIGLPLMINFENGAPYWENQGSWGLSSSVSYSPSHSLTESPTGNYVNDLDIAATLSPLNLMGYTAAEVSFWTKYDIETNWDYMYLEVTTNGSNWANLATYTGTQSNWQKKTYSLNNYINNPYVVLRFRFYSDGYIVKDGMYIDDFEITVEGGYNTQLVQIPGGWSGISSYVLPAQSQLENMMQPILNDLVILQSIDEVYWPAQNINTIGNWDTHAGYKVKVSNDVGLQVTGVLEQSKTINLDQGWNILPVLSDCPVSCADLFANVSSQVVMVKDIAATGVYWPAQSILSLDELIPGKAYYVLSNASVSITFPACTKAGIAKKENLKSGNDLWDLTAPTGNSHIISIPAYTLQNFAIGDYIGVFTPSGLCAGCLEIDDLITNKAMVVFANDSTTSVTDGFMMNESFHFKLYETVSGEEYNLLASYDNSLPNTSYFSNEGASGLTELVIDNTGITEQQGAMGIFPNPSKGHVMIRLMEGSNAILEVMSLTGQLILIEPLEGEAFINTASLPKGVYTFHIHGEGFSEIHKVIIH
- a CDS encoding 2-C-methyl-D-erythritol 2,4-cyclodiphosphate synthase, coding for MSVRVGFGYDVHRLEAGKRFVLGGVEIPSDKGATGHSDADVLVHAICDALLGAANLNDIGFHFPDSDPNFKGIDSTMLLKEVIKLVRTKGYSIGNVDSTVALQQPKIAGFIPQMKKRLAAVMSINEDDISIKATTTERLGFEGRGEGVSAYAVALLLKDFH
- the porV gene encoding type IX secretion system outer membrane channel protein PorV, which encodes MINRIFAIVLVCLLSVSYSNAQSEKPNYLGQTNTITTAVPFLLIAPDARSGAMGDAGGATTPDINSMHWNPAKYAFIESKAGFSASYSPWLRAIVSDINLAYISGFYKLDDRQTIAASLLYFTLGDITFTDISGSTIGNYRPNEFSIDGTYSRKFSENWSGAVAARYIHSNLTQGVSVGGVATKPGQSIAADVAVYHQQELNWRDFEYAEFAFGINISNIGSKISYSDATTDTDFIPTNLRISPRLTLDLDEYNRLSFTVDVNKLLVPTPPIYATDDFGNPVYDENNNRVIEAGKDPNVNPVQGMIQSWYDAPGGFEEEMREFYYAVGTEYWYNKAFAVRGGFFYENKYKGNRQYFTLGAGLKYNVFGLDFSYLIPLEQRNPLENTLRFTLTFDFDDFYN